Proteins co-encoded in one Callospermophilus lateralis isolate mCalLat2 chromosome 2, mCalLat2.hap1, whole genome shotgun sequence genomic window:
- the Vps11 gene encoding vacuolar protein sorting-associated protein 11 homolog isoform X4, translating to MLFKKNLFEMAINLAKSQHLDSDGLAQIFMQYGDHLYSKGNHDGAVQQYIRTIGKLEPSYVIRKFLDAQRIHNLTAYLQTLHRQSLANADHTTLLLNCYTKLKDSSKLEEFIKTKSESEVHFDVETAIKVLRQAGYYSHALYLAENHAHHEWYLKIQLEDIKNYQEALRYIGKLPFEQAESNMKRYGKILMHHIPEQTTHLLKGLCTDYRPSPEGRGDRDAPGCRANSEEFIPIFANNPRELKAFLEHMSEVQPDSPQGIYDTLLELRLQNWAHEKDPQIKEKLHAEAISLLKSGRFCDVFDKALVLCQMHDFQDGVLYLYEQGKLFQQIMHYHMQHEQYRQVIAVCERHGEQDPSLWEQALSYFARKEEDCKEYVAAVLKHIESKNLMPPLLVVQTLAHNSTATLSVIRDYLVQKLQKQSQQIAQDELRVRRYREETTRIRQEIQELKASPKIFQKTKCSICNSALELPSVHFLCGHSFHQHCFESYSESDADCPTCLPENRKVMDMIRAQEQKRDLHDQFQHQLKCSNDSFSVIADYFGRGVFNKLTLLTDPPTARLTPSLEAGLQRDLLMHSKRGT from the exons ATGCTGTTTAAGAAGAATTTATTTGAGATGGCTATTAACCTGGCCAAGAGCCAACATCTGGACAGTGATGGGCTGGCCCAGATCTTCATGCAGTATGGAGACCATCTCTATAGCAAGGGCAACCATGATGGGGCTGTGCAGCAATATATCCG AACCATTGGAAAGTTGGAGCCATCATATGTGATCCGCAAGTTTCTGGATGCTCAGCGCATCCACAACCTGACTGCCTATCTGCAGACCCTGCACCGACAATCTCTGGCCAATGCTGACCATACCACCCTGCTTCTGAACTGCTATACCAAGCTTAAGGACAGCTCAAAGTTGGAGGAGTTCATCAAG ACAAAGAGCGAGAGTGAAGTCCACTTTGATGTGGAGACAGCCATCAAGGTTCTCCGGCAGGCTGGCTACTACTCCCATGCCCTCTATCTGGCTGAGAACCATGCACATCATGAGTGGTACTTGAAGATCCAGCTAGAGGACATTAAG AATTATCAGGAAGCCCTTCGCTATATCGGCAAGCTGCCTTTTGAGCAGGCAGAGAGCAACATGAAACGCTATGGCAAAATCCTCATGCATCACATACCAGAGCAGACAACCCATTTGCTAAAGGGACTTTGTACTGACTATCGACCAAGCCCAGAAGGCCGAGGAGACAGGGATGCTCCAGGATGCAGG gccaactctgaggagttcATCCCCATCTTTGCAAACAACCCAAGAGAGCTGAAAGCCTTTCTAGAGCACATGAGTGAAGTACAGCCAGACTCACCCCAGGGAATCTATGATACCCTCCTTGAGCTACGGCTGCAAAACTGGGCCCATGAAAAGGATCCACAG ATCAAAGAGAAGCTTCATGCAGAGGCCATTTCCCTGCTGAAAAGTGGCCGCTTCTGTGATGTCTTTGACAAGGCGCTGGTCCTGTGCCAGATGCATGACTTCCAGGATGGAGTCCTTTACCTCTATGAACAAGGGAAACT GTTCCAGCAAATTATGCACTACCACATGCAGCATGAACAGTACCGGCAGGTGATCGCGGTATGTGAGCGCCATGGGGAGCAGGACCCCTCATTGTGGGAACAGGCCCTCAGCTactttgcccgcaaggaagaggaCTGCAAGGAGTATGTGGCAGCTGTGCTCAAGCATATTGAGAGCAAGAACCTCATGCCACCTCTTCTAG TGGTGCAGACTCTGGCTCACAATTCTACAGCCACCCTATCCGTCATCAGAGACTACTTGGTCCAAAAACTGCAGAAACAGAGCCAGCAGATTGCACAGGATGAGCTGCGGGTACGGCGATACAGAGAGGAGACCACCCGCATCCGCCAGGAGATCCAGGAGCTCAAGGCAAG TCCAAAGATTTTCCAGAAGACCAAGTGTAGCATCTGTAACAGTGCCTTGGAGTTGCCCTCAGTCCACTTCCTGTGTGGCCATTCCTTCCATCAGCACTGCTTTGAGAGTTACTCTGAAAGTGATGCTGACTGCCCCACCTGCCTCCCTGAAAACCGGAAAGTCATGGATATGATCCGCGCCCAGGAACAGAAACGGGATCTCCACGATCAGTTCCAGCACCAG CTCAAGTGCTCCAACGACAGCTTCTCTGTGATTGCTGACTACTTTGGCCGAGGCGTTTTCAATAAATTGACTCTGCTGACTGACCCTCCCACAGCCAGACTGACCCCCAGCCTGGAAGCGGGGCTGCAGCGGGATCTGCTGATGCACTCCAAGAGGGGAACTTAA
- the Vps11 gene encoding vacuolar protein sorting-associated protein 11 homolog isoform X1: MAAYLQWRRFVFFDKELVKEPLGNDGAAPGTAPASGSTVSKFLCLPPGITVCDSGRGSLVFGDMEGQIWFLPRSLQLTGFQAYKLRVTHLYQLKQHNILASVGEDEEGINPLVCPQVKIWNLEKRDGGNPLCTRIFPAIPGTEPTVVSCLTVHENLNFMAIGFTDGSVTLNKGDITRDRHSKTQILHKGNYPVTGLAFRQAGKTTHLFVVTTENVQSYIVSGKDYPRVELDTHGCGLRCSALSDPSQDLQFIVAGDECVYLYQPDERGPCFAFEGHKLIAHWFRGYLVIVSRDRKVSPKSEFTSRDSQSSDKQILNIYDLCNKFIAYSAVFEDIVDVLAEWGSLYVLTRDGRVHALQEKDTQTKLEMLFKKNLFEMAINLAKSQHLDSDGLAQIFMQYGDHLYSKGNHDGAVQQYIRTIGKLEPSYVIRKFLDAQRIHNLTAYLQTLHRQSLANADHTTLLLNCYTKLKDSSKLEEFIKTKSESEVHFDVETAIKVLRQAGYYSHALYLAENHAHHEWYLKIQLEDIKNYQEALRYIGKLPFEQAESNMKRYGKILMHHIPEQTTHLLKGLCTDYRPSPEGRGDRDAPGCRANSEEFIPIFANNPRELKAFLEHMSEVQPDSPQGIYDTLLELRLQNWAHEKDPQIKEKLHAEAISLLKSGRFCDVFDKALVLCQMHDFQDGVLYLYEQGKLFQQIMHYHMQHEQYRQVIAVCERHGEQDPSLWEQALSYFARKEEDCKEYVAAVLKHIESKNLMPPLLVVQTLAHNSTATLSVIRDYLVQKLQKQSQQIAQDELRVRRYREETTRIRQEIQELKASPKIFQKTKCSICNSALELPSVHFLCGHSFHQHCFESYSESDADCPTCLPENRKVMDMIRAQEQKRDLHDQFQHQLKCSNDSFSVIADYFGRGVFNKLTLLTDPPTARLTPSLEAGLQRDLLMHSKRGT, translated from the exons ATGGCGGCTTACCTGCAGTGGCGGCGCTTCGTTTTTTTCGACAAGGAACTGGTGAAGGAGCCGCTGGGCAATGATGGGGCCGCTCCCGGAACCGCGCCTGCCTCTGGATCTACTGTTTCCAAGTTCCTTTGCCTCCCCCCTGGAATCACTGTCTGCGACTCAGGCAGAGGGAGCTTGGTCTTTGGAGATAT GGAAGGCCAAATATGGTTCTTGCCACGTTCCCTACAGCTTACAGGTTTCCAGGCCTATAAACTACGGGTAACACACCTGTACCAATTGAAGCAGCACAATATTCTAGCATCTGTTGGTGAGGATGAAGAGGGAATCAACCCCCTG GTCTGTCCACAGGTAAAGATCTGGAACTTGGAGAAGAGAGATGGTGGCAATCCACTATGCACCCGAATCTTCCCTGCAATCCCAGGAACAGAGCCAACTGTTGTGTCCTGTTTGACTGTCCATGAAAATCTCAACTTTATGGCCATCG GATTCACAGATGGCAGTGTTACATTGAACAAAGGTGACATCACTCGGGACCGACATAGCAAGACTCAGATTTTGCACAAAGGCAACTATCCTGTTACTGGACTGGCCTTTCGCCAAGCAGGAAAGACCACTCACTTGTTTGTCGTAACAACAGAGAATGTCCAG TCCTATATAGTTTCTGGAAAGGACTACCCTCGTGTGGAGTTGGACACCCATGGTTGTGGTCTGCGCTGCTCAGCACTAAGTGACCCTTCTCAGGATCTGCAATTCATTGTGGCTGGTGATGAATGTGTCTACCTTTATCAGCCTGATGAACGTGGGCCCTGCTTTGCCTTTGAGGGCCATAAGCTCATTGCCCATTGGTTTAGAGGCTACCTTGTCATTGTCTCTCGTGACCGGAAGGTTTCTCCCAA GTCAGAGTTTACCAGCAGGGACTCTCAGAGCTCCGACAAGCAAATTCTCAACATCTATGACCTGTGCAACAAATTCATAGCCTATAGCGCTGTCTTTGAGGATATAGTGGATGTGCTTGCTGAGTGGGGATCCCTGTACGTGCTGACGCGGGATGGGCGGGTCCACGCACTGCAGGAGAAGGACACACAGACCAAACTGGAG ATGCTGTTTAAGAAGAATTTATTTGAGATGGCTATTAACCTGGCCAAGAGCCAACATCTGGACAGTGATGGGCTGGCCCAGATCTTCATGCAGTATGGAGACCATCTCTATAGCAAGGGCAACCATGATGGGGCTGTGCAGCAATATATCCG AACCATTGGAAAGTTGGAGCCATCATATGTGATCCGCAAGTTTCTGGATGCTCAGCGCATCCACAACCTGACTGCCTATCTGCAGACCCTGCACCGACAATCTCTGGCCAATGCTGACCATACCACCCTGCTTCTGAACTGCTATACCAAGCTTAAGGACAGCTCAAAGTTGGAGGAGTTCATCAAG ACAAAGAGCGAGAGTGAAGTCCACTTTGATGTGGAGACAGCCATCAAGGTTCTCCGGCAGGCTGGCTACTACTCCCATGCCCTCTATCTGGCTGAGAACCATGCACATCATGAGTGGTACTTGAAGATCCAGCTAGAGGACATTAAG AATTATCAGGAAGCCCTTCGCTATATCGGCAAGCTGCCTTTTGAGCAGGCAGAGAGCAACATGAAACGCTATGGCAAAATCCTCATGCATCACATACCAGAGCAGACAACCCATTTGCTAAAGGGACTTTGTACTGACTATCGACCAAGCCCAGAAGGCCGAGGAGACAGGGATGCTCCAGGATGCAGG gccaactctgaggagttcATCCCCATCTTTGCAAACAACCCAAGAGAGCTGAAAGCCTTTCTAGAGCACATGAGTGAAGTACAGCCAGACTCACCCCAGGGAATCTATGATACCCTCCTTGAGCTACGGCTGCAAAACTGGGCCCATGAAAAGGATCCACAG ATCAAAGAGAAGCTTCATGCAGAGGCCATTTCCCTGCTGAAAAGTGGCCGCTTCTGTGATGTCTTTGACAAGGCGCTGGTCCTGTGCCAGATGCATGACTTCCAGGATGGAGTCCTTTACCTCTATGAACAAGGGAAACT GTTCCAGCAAATTATGCACTACCACATGCAGCATGAACAGTACCGGCAGGTGATCGCGGTATGTGAGCGCCATGGGGAGCAGGACCCCTCATTGTGGGAACAGGCCCTCAGCTactttgcccgcaaggaagaggaCTGCAAGGAGTATGTGGCAGCTGTGCTCAAGCATATTGAGAGCAAGAACCTCATGCCACCTCTTCTAG TGGTGCAGACTCTGGCTCACAATTCTACAGCCACCCTATCCGTCATCAGAGACTACTTGGTCCAAAAACTGCAGAAACAGAGCCAGCAGATTGCACAGGATGAGCTGCGGGTACGGCGATACAGAGAGGAGACCACCCGCATCCGCCAGGAGATCCAGGAGCTCAAGGCAAG TCCAAAGATTTTCCAGAAGACCAAGTGTAGCATCTGTAACAGTGCCTTGGAGTTGCCCTCAGTCCACTTCCTGTGTGGCCATTCCTTCCATCAGCACTGCTTTGAGAGTTACTCTGAAAGTGATGCTGACTGCCCCACCTGCCTCCCTGAAAACCGGAAAGTCATGGATATGATCCGCGCCCAGGAACAGAAACGGGATCTCCACGATCAGTTCCAGCACCAG CTCAAGTGCTCCAACGACAGCTTCTCTGTGATTGCTGACTACTTTGGCCGAGGCGTTTTCAATAAATTGACTCTGCTGACTGACCCTCCCACAGCCAGACTGACCCCCAGCCTGGAAGCGGGGCTGCAGCGGGATCTGCTGATGCACTCCAAGAGGGGAACTTAA
- the Vps11 gene encoding vacuolar protein sorting-associated protein 11 homolog isoform X2 codes for MAAYLQWRRFVFFDKELVKEPLGNDGAAPGTAPASGSTVSKFLCLPPGITVCDSGRGSLVFGDMEGQIWFLPRSLQLTGFQAYKLRVTHLYQLKQHNILASVGEDEEGINPLVKIWNLEKRDGGNPLCTRIFPAIPGTEPTVVSCLTVHENLNFMAIGFTDGSVTLNKGDITRDRHSKTQILHKGNYPVTGLAFRQAGKTTHLFVVTTENVQSYIVSGKDYPRVELDTHGCGLRCSALSDPSQDLQFIVAGDECVYLYQPDERGPCFAFEGHKLIAHWFRGYLVIVSRDRKVSPKSEFTSRDSQSSDKQILNIYDLCNKFIAYSAVFEDIVDVLAEWGSLYVLTRDGRVHALQEKDTQTKLEMLFKKNLFEMAINLAKSQHLDSDGLAQIFMQYGDHLYSKGNHDGAVQQYIRTIGKLEPSYVIRKFLDAQRIHNLTAYLQTLHRQSLANADHTTLLLNCYTKLKDSSKLEEFIKTKSESEVHFDVETAIKVLRQAGYYSHALYLAENHAHHEWYLKIQLEDIKNYQEALRYIGKLPFEQAESNMKRYGKILMHHIPEQTTHLLKGLCTDYRPSPEGRGDRDAPGCRANSEEFIPIFANNPRELKAFLEHMSEVQPDSPQGIYDTLLELRLQNWAHEKDPQIKEKLHAEAISLLKSGRFCDVFDKALVLCQMHDFQDGVLYLYEQGKLFQQIMHYHMQHEQYRQVIAVCERHGEQDPSLWEQALSYFARKEEDCKEYVAAVLKHIESKNLMPPLLVVQTLAHNSTATLSVIRDYLVQKLQKQSQQIAQDELRVRRYREETTRIRQEIQELKASPKIFQKTKCSICNSALELPSVHFLCGHSFHQHCFESYSESDADCPTCLPENRKVMDMIRAQEQKRDLHDQFQHQLKCSNDSFSVIADYFGRGVFNKLTLLTDPPTARLTPSLEAGLQRDLLMHSKRGT; via the exons ATGGCGGCTTACCTGCAGTGGCGGCGCTTCGTTTTTTTCGACAAGGAACTGGTGAAGGAGCCGCTGGGCAATGATGGGGCCGCTCCCGGAACCGCGCCTGCCTCTGGATCTACTGTTTCCAAGTTCCTTTGCCTCCCCCCTGGAATCACTGTCTGCGACTCAGGCAGAGGGAGCTTGGTCTTTGGAGATAT GGAAGGCCAAATATGGTTCTTGCCACGTTCCCTACAGCTTACAGGTTTCCAGGCCTATAAACTACGGGTAACACACCTGTACCAATTGAAGCAGCACAATATTCTAGCATCTGTTGGTGAGGATGAAGAGGGAATCAACCCCCTG GTAAAGATCTGGAACTTGGAGAAGAGAGATGGTGGCAATCCACTATGCACCCGAATCTTCCCTGCAATCCCAGGAACAGAGCCAACTGTTGTGTCCTGTTTGACTGTCCATGAAAATCTCAACTTTATGGCCATCG GATTCACAGATGGCAGTGTTACATTGAACAAAGGTGACATCACTCGGGACCGACATAGCAAGACTCAGATTTTGCACAAAGGCAACTATCCTGTTACTGGACTGGCCTTTCGCCAAGCAGGAAAGACCACTCACTTGTTTGTCGTAACAACAGAGAATGTCCAG TCCTATATAGTTTCTGGAAAGGACTACCCTCGTGTGGAGTTGGACACCCATGGTTGTGGTCTGCGCTGCTCAGCACTAAGTGACCCTTCTCAGGATCTGCAATTCATTGTGGCTGGTGATGAATGTGTCTACCTTTATCAGCCTGATGAACGTGGGCCCTGCTTTGCCTTTGAGGGCCATAAGCTCATTGCCCATTGGTTTAGAGGCTACCTTGTCATTGTCTCTCGTGACCGGAAGGTTTCTCCCAA GTCAGAGTTTACCAGCAGGGACTCTCAGAGCTCCGACAAGCAAATTCTCAACATCTATGACCTGTGCAACAAATTCATAGCCTATAGCGCTGTCTTTGAGGATATAGTGGATGTGCTTGCTGAGTGGGGATCCCTGTACGTGCTGACGCGGGATGGGCGGGTCCACGCACTGCAGGAGAAGGACACACAGACCAAACTGGAG ATGCTGTTTAAGAAGAATTTATTTGAGATGGCTATTAACCTGGCCAAGAGCCAACATCTGGACAGTGATGGGCTGGCCCAGATCTTCATGCAGTATGGAGACCATCTCTATAGCAAGGGCAACCATGATGGGGCTGTGCAGCAATATATCCG AACCATTGGAAAGTTGGAGCCATCATATGTGATCCGCAAGTTTCTGGATGCTCAGCGCATCCACAACCTGACTGCCTATCTGCAGACCCTGCACCGACAATCTCTGGCCAATGCTGACCATACCACCCTGCTTCTGAACTGCTATACCAAGCTTAAGGACAGCTCAAAGTTGGAGGAGTTCATCAAG ACAAAGAGCGAGAGTGAAGTCCACTTTGATGTGGAGACAGCCATCAAGGTTCTCCGGCAGGCTGGCTACTACTCCCATGCCCTCTATCTGGCTGAGAACCATGCACATCATGAGTGGTACTTGAAGATCCAGCTAGAGGACATTAAG AATTATCAGGAAGCCCTTCGCTATATCGGCAAGCTGCCTTTTGAGCAGGCAGAGAGCAACATGAAACGCTATGGCAAAATCCTCATGCATCACATACCAGAGCAGACAACCCATTTGCTAAAGGGACTTTGTACTGACTATCGACCAAGCCCAGAAGGCCGAGGAGACAGGGATGCTCCAGGATGCAGG gccaactctgaggagttcATCCCCATCTTTGCAAACAACCCAAGAGAGCTGAAAGCCTTTCTAGAGCACATGAGTGAAGTACAGCCAGACTCACCCCAGGGAATCTATGATACCCTCCTTGAGCTACGGCTGCAAAACTGGGCCCATGAAAAGGATCCACAG ATCAAAGAGAAGCTTCATGCAGAGGCCATTTCCCTGCTGAAAAGTGGCCGCTTCTGTGATGTCTTTGACAAGGCGCTGGTCCTGTGCCAGATGCATGACTTCCAGGATGGAGTCCTTTACCTCTATGAACAAGGGAAACT GTTCCAGCAAATTATGCACTACCACATGCAGCATGAACAGTACCGGCAGGTGATCGCGGTATGTGAGCGCCATGGGGAGCAGGACCCCTCATTGTGGGAACAGGCCCTCAGCTactttgcccgcaaggaagaggaCTGCAAGGAGTATGTGGCAGCTGTGCTCAAGCATATTGAGAGCAAGAACCTCATGCCACCTCTTCTAG TGGTGCAGACTCTGGCTCACAATTCTACAGCCACCCTATCCGTCATCAGAGACTACTTGGTCCAAAAACTGCAGAAACAGAGCCAGCAGATTGCACAGGATGAGCTGCGGGTACGGCGATACAGAGAGGAGACCACCCGCATCCGCCAGGAGATCCAGGAGCTCAAGGCAAG TCCAAAGATTTTCCAGAAGACCAAGTGTAGCATCTGTAACAGTGCCTTGGAGTTGCCCTCAGTCCACTTCCTGTGTGGCCATTCCTTCCATCAGCACTGCTTTGAGAGTTACTCTGAAAGTGATGCTGACTGCCCCACCTGCCTCCCTGAAAACCGGAAAGTCATGGATATGATCCGCGCCCAGGAACAGAAACGGGATCTCCACGATCAGTTCCAGCACCAG CTCAAGTGCTCCAACGACAGCTTCTCTGTGATTGCTGACTACTTTGGCCGAGGCGTTTTCAATAAATTGACTCTGCTGACTGACCCTCCCACAGCCAGACTGACCCCCAGCCTGGAAGCGGGGCTGCAGCGGGATCTGCTGATGCACTCCAAGAGGGGAACTTAA
- the Vps11 gene encoding vacuolar protein sorting-associated protein 11 homolog isoform X3 — protein sequence MAAYLQWRRFVFFDKELVKEPLGNDGAAPGTAPASGSTVSKFLCLPPGITVCDSGRGSLVFGDMEGQIWFLPRSLQLTGFQAYKLRVTHLYQLKQHNILASVGEDEEGINPLVCPQVKIWNLEKRDGGNPLCTRIFPAIPGTEPTVVSCLTVHENLNFMAIGFTDGSVTLNKGDITRDRHSKTQILHKGNYPVTGLAFRQAGKTTHLFVVTTENVQSYIVSGKDYPRVELDTHGCGLRCSALSDPSQDLQFIVAGDECVYLYQPDERGPCFAFEGHKLIAHWFRGYLVIVSRDRKVSPKSEFTSRDSQSSDKQILNIYDLCNKFIAYSAVFEDIVDVLAEWGSLYVLTRDGRVHALQEKDTQTKLEMLFKKNLFEMAINLAKSQHLDSDGLAQIFMQYGDHLYSKGNHDGAVQQYIRTIGKLEPSYVIRKFLDAQRIHNLTAYLQTLHRQSLANADHTTLLLNCYTKLKDSSKLEEFIKTKSESEVHFDVETAIKVLRQAGYYSHALYLAENHAHHEWYLKIQLEDIKNYQEALRYIGKLPFEQAESNMKRYGKILMHHIPEQTTHLLKGLCTDYRPSPEGRGDRDAPGCRANSEEFIPIFANNPRELKAFLEHMSEVQPDSPQGIYDTLLELRLQNWAHEKDPQIKEKLHAEAISLLKSGRFCDVFDKALVLCQMHDFQDGVLYLYEQGKLFQQIMHYHMQHEQYRQVIAVCERHGEQDPSLWEQALSYFARKEEDCKEYVAAVLKHIESKNLMPPLLVVQTLAHNSTATLSVIRDYLVQKLQKQSQQIAQDELRVRRYREETTRIRQEIQELKSKDFPEDQV from the exons ATGGCGGCTTACCTGCAGTGGCGGCGCTTCGTTTTTTTCGACAAGGAACTGGTGAAGGAGCCGCTGGGCAATGATGGGGCCGCTCCCGGAACCGCGCCTGCCTCTGGATCTACTGTTTCCAAGTTCCTTTGCCTCCCCCCTGGAATCACTGTCTGCGACTCAGGCAGAGGGAGCTTGGTCTTTGGAGATAT GGAAGGCCAAATATGGTTCTTGCCACGTTCCCTACAGCTTACAGGTTTCCAGGCCTATAAACTACGGGTAACACACCTGTACCAATTGAAGCAGCACAATATTCTAGCATCTGTTGGTGAGGATGAAGAGGGAATCAACCCCCTG GTCTGTCCACAGGTAAAGATCTGGAACTTGGAGAAGAGAGATGGTGGCAATCCACTATGCACCCGAATCTTCCCTGCAATCCCAGGAACAGAGCCAACTGTTGTGTCCTGTTTGACTGTCCATGAAAATCTCAACTTTATGGCCATCG GATTCACAGATGGCAGTGTTACATTGAACAAAGGTGACATCACTCGGGACCGACATAGCAAGACTCAGATTTTGCACAAAGGCAACTATCCTGTTACTGGACTGGCCTTTCGCCAAGCAGGAAAGACCACTCACTTGTTTGTCGTAACAACAGAGAATGTCCAG TCCTATATAGTTTCTGGAAAGGACTACCCTCGTGTGGAGTTGGACACCCATGGTTGTGGTCTGCGCTGCTCAGCACTAAGTGACCCTTCTCAGGATCTGCAATTCATTGTGGCTGGTGATGAATGTGTCTACCTTTATCAGCCTGATGAACGTGGGCCCTGCTTTGCCTTTGAGGGCCATAAGCTCATTGCCCATTGGTTTAGAGGCTACCTTGTCATTGTCTCTCGTGACCGGAAGGTTTCTCCCAA GTCAGAGTTTACCAGCAGGGACTCTCAGAGCTCCGACAAGCAAATTCTCAACATCTATGACCTGTGCAACAAATTCATAGCCTATAGCGCTGTCTTTGAGGATATAGTGGATGTGCTTGCTGAGTGGGGATCCCTGTACGTGCTGACGCGGGATGGGCGGGTCCACGCACTGCAGGAGAAGGACACACAGACCAAACTGGAG ATGCTGTTTAAGAAGAATTTATTTGAGATGGCTATTAACCTGGCCAAGAGCCAACATCTGGACAGTGATGGGCTGGCCCAGATCTTCATGCAGTATGGAGACCATCTCTATAGCAAGGGCAACCATGATGGGGCTGTGCAGCAATATATCCG AACCATTGGAAAGTTGGAGCCATCATATGTGATCCGCAAGTTTCTGGATGCTCAGCGCATCCACAACCTGACTGCCTATCTGCAGACCCTGCACCGACAATCTCTGGCCAATGCTGACCATACCACCCTGCTTCTGAACTGCTATACCAAGCTTAAGGACAGCTCAAAGTTGGAGGAGTTCATCAAG ACAAAGAGCGAGAGTGAAGTCCACTTTGATGTGGAGACAGCCATCAAGGTTCTCCGGCAGGCTGGCTACTACTCCCATGCCCTCTATCTGGCTGAGAACCATGCACATCATGAGTGGTACTTGAAGATCCAGCTAGAGGACATTAAG AATTATCAGGAAGCCCTTCGCTATATCGGCAAGCTGCCTTTTGAGCAGGCAGAGAGCAACATGAAACGCTATGGCAAAATCCTCATGCATCACATACCAGAGCAGACAACCCATTTGCTAAAGGGACTTTGTACTGACTATCGACCAAGCCCAGAAGGCCGAGGAGACAGGGATGCTCCAGGATGCAGG gccaactctgaggagttcATCCCCATCTTTGCAAACAACCCAAGAGAGCTGAAAGCCTTTCTAGAGCACATGAGTGAAGTACAGCCAGACTCACCCCAGGGAATCTATGATACCCTCCTTGAGCTACGGCTGCAAAACTGGGCCCATGAAAAGGATCCACAG ATCAAAGAGAAGCTTCATGCAGAGGCCATTTCCCTGCTGAAAAGTGGCCGCTTCTGTGATGTCTTTGACAAGGCGCTGGTCCTGTGCCAGATGCATGACTTCCAGGATGGAGTCCTTTACCTCTATGAACAAGGGAAACT GTTCCAGCAAATTATGCACTACCACATGCAGCATGAACAGTACCGGCAGGTGATCGCGGTATGTGAGCGCCATGGGGAGCAGGACCCCTCATTGTGGGAACAGGCCCTCAGCTactttgcccgcaaggaagaggaCTGCAAGGAGTATGTGGCAGCTGTGCTCAAGCATATTGAGAGCAAGAACCTCATGCCACCTCTTCTAG TGGTGCAGACTCTGGCTCACAATTCTACAGCCACCCTATCCGTCATCAGAGACTACTTGGTCCAAAAACTGCAGAAACAGAGCCAGCAGATTGCACAGGATGAGCTGCGGGTACGGCGATACAGAGAGGAGACCACCCGCATCCGCCAGGAGATCCAGGAGCTCAAG TCCAAAGATTTTCCAGAAGACCAAGTGTAG